The proteins below come from a single Solea solea chromosome 6, fSolSol10.1, whole genome shotgun sequence genomic window:
- the eno1b gene encoding enolase 1b, (alpha) produces MSIVKIHAREIFDSRGNPTVEVDLHTNKGLFRAAVPSGASTGIYEALELRDNDKSRFLGKGVLNAVSHINSIIAPALVGQEFSVVEQERIDQKMIDMDGTDNKSKLGANAILGVSLAVCKAGAAEKGVPLYRHIADLAGNPEVILPVPAFNVINGGSHAGNKLAMQEFMILPVGASTFKEAMRIGAEVYHNLKNVIKKKYGQDATNVGDEGGFAPNILENKEALELIKVAIAKAGYTDEVVIGMDVAASEFYRDGKYDLDFKSPADPSRYITPDQLSDLYKDFVKDYPVVSIEDPFDQDDWQAWTNFTGSTDFQVVGDDLTVTNSTRIDRAVKEKACNCLLLKVNQIGTVTESIKACKIAQQNDWGVMVSHRSGETEDAFIADLVVGLCTGQIKTGAPCRSERLAKYNQILRIEEDLGAKARFAGRNFRKPVIE; encoded by the exons ATGTCTATTGTCAAGATCCATGCCCGAGAGATCTTCGACTCTCGTGGAAACCCGACCGTAGAGGTTGACCTTCACACTAACAAAG GCTTGTTCAGGGCTGCTGTACCAAGCGGAGCATCTACTGGAATCTATGAAGCCTTGGAGCTCCGCGACAATGACAAGTCTCGTTTCCTCGGCAAAG GAGTCTTGAATGCTGTTTCTCACATAAATTCAATTATTGCACCTGCACTTGTTGGCCAA GAGTTCAGTGTTGTTGAGCAAGAGAGAATTGACCAGAAGATGATTGACATGGATGGCACGGACAACAAAT CCAAATTGGGAGCCAATGCTATCCTAGGTGTGTCTCTTGCTGTTTGCAAAGCTGGTGCAGCAGAGAAAGGAGTCCCCCTGTATCGTCACATTGCTGACCTTGCGGGAAACCCTGAAGTCATCTTGCCTGTGCCG GCCTTTAACGTAATCAACGGTGGCTCCCACGCAGGCAACAAGCTTGCCATGCAGGAATTCATGATCCTGCCAGTTGGTGCCAGCACCTTCAAAGAGGCCATGCGTATTGGAGCCGAGGTCTACCACaatctcaaaaatgtcatcaagAAGAAATACGGACAGGATGCCACCAATGTGGGTGACGAAGGTGGTTTTGCTCCAAACATCTTGGAAAACAAGGAAG CCCTGGAGTTAATCAAAGTGGCCATCGCCAAAGCTGGCTACACAGATGAGGTTGTGATTGGCATGGATGTGGCAGCATCTGAGTTCTACAGGGATGGAAAATATGACCTTGACTTCAAGTCACCCGCTGACCCAAGCCGTTACATCACTCCTGACCAGCTGTCTGATCTCTATAAAGACTTTGTGAAGGATTATCCCG TGGTTTCGATCGAGGATCCCTTTGACCAGGATGACTGGCAGGCCTGGACCAATTTCACTGGAAGCACAGATTTTCAGGTCGTTGGAGACGATCTGACGGTAACCAACTCCACTCGCATCGACAGAGCTGTGAAGGAGAAAGCCTGCAACTGTCTGCTGCTGAAAGTCAATCAGATCGGCACAGTTACTGAGTCCATAAAAGC CTGTAAGATAGCTCAGCAGAATGACTGGGGTGTGATGGTCAGCCATCGCTCTGGTGAAACTGAGGATGCTTTCATAGCAGATTTGGTGGTTGGCTTGTGCACTGGACAG ATCAAGACTGGGGCACCTTGTCGCTCTGAGCGTTTGGCCAAATACAACCAGATTCTGAG AATTGAAGAGGATTTGGGGGCCAAGGCTCGTTTTGCTGGAAGAAACTTCAGAAAGCCAGTGATTGAGTAA
- the ppil1 gene encoding peptidyl-prolyl cis-trans isomerase-like 1, giving the protein MLSGVPPDTWQPPTVALDTTMGTIVLELYWQHAPKTCKNFAELSRRGYYNETKFHRIIKEFMVQGGDPTGTGRGGASIFGKQFEDELHPELKFTGAGILAMANAGPDTNGSQFFLSLGPTQWLDGKHTIFGRVYQGMGVVNRIGMVETNSQDRPVEDIKILRANVPN; this is encoded by the exons ATGTTGTCCGGGGTTCCTCCAGATACGTGGCAGCCGCCCACAGTTGCCTTGGACACCAC AATGGGGACTATAGTGCTGGAGCTGTACTGGCAACACGCACCAAAGACCTGCAAAAACTTTGCCGAGCTTTCCCGAAGAGGCTACTACAATGAGACAAAGTTTCACAGAATAATCAAAGAATTCATGGTGCAGGGTGGAGACCCTACAGGGACAG GTCGTGGTGGCGCCTCCATATTTGGTAAACAGTTTGAAGATGAACTGCACCCAGAACTGAAATTTACAg GTGCTGGTATTCTGGCAATGGCCAACGCTGGACCGGACACCAATGGAAGCCAGTTCTTCCTCAGTCTCGGACCTACCCAGTGGTTGGATGGGAAGCACACTATTTTTGGAAGAGTTTACCAGGGGATGGGCGTGGTGAACCGAATCGGGATGGTGGAGACAAACAGTCAAGATCGTCCGGTTGAAGATATAAAAATTCTCAGAGCAAATGTGCCCAATTAA